The Streptomyces sp. HUAS MG91 sequence CGCGGGCCTACATCGCCGACCGGGGCAGCGACGACGTGAAGGTGATCGACACGGCGACCTCGGCCGTGACAGCGACCGTCGCCGTCGGCGACGGCCCGGCCAGGGTCGCGGTGGCCCCGTCCGGCACGGCCGTCTACGTCACCGACGTGGACGACGGCGCCGTCTCCGTGATCGACACCGGGACCCTTGACGTCACGGCCACCGTCGGCGGGTTCACCGGCCCGTACGGTCTGGCCTTCACGGCCCCGCCGTCTCCCGCACGGGCCGACGTCGACGTCCGGCTCGCCGCCCAGCCGCACCTGAGCATCCTGGTGCCGTACCTCTCCTACACCCTCACCGCTCGCAACACCGGCCCCAAGGCCGTCACGTCCGCGACCCTCACCGCGAAGCTCCCCGCGGGCGCCAGGGCGACCAACCTCGCCGCGGGTTGCACCGCCGCCGGGACCACGGTCACCTGCACCTACGGAACGATCGCCGACAACACGAGCGTGAACAAGACGTTCCGTGTCCCGCTGAACCTGCTGACGCTCGGGCCGGTCAAGGTGTCCGGTCAGCGCACCGCTTCCGCCCCGTCCGATCCCAACCCCGCCAACGACACGGCATCCGTCACCTGCAACGCCGTCTCGGTGGTCCTGGTCACCTGCCCCTGATCCGGGCCCTGCGGCGTCTCCGACCGGGCCGGCGGCCCGCCGGGGGCGCCGCAGGTACACCCCGCCGGGGTGGTCCCGGTGACACCACGGTCCGGGGCCGAGCCCTCCTGCCGAACTCCCGCGCGCCGAGCAGCATTTCGTCCAGGACACATCGGCGGACGAGGGAGACATGATGGCCGGTCACACGCGGCGACGGGTTCTGCGGGGCACGGCGCTCGCGGCGGCGGGAAGTGTGGTGGGCGGGTTCGGGCCCGGCCGCCTCGCGCCCTCCGCCCGGGCGGAGGGTTCGGGCGGCGCGGCGTCGTCGCCGTTCCTGGAGGGGGCTTTCGCTCCCGTCAGCGAGGAGCTGACGGAGTTCGACCTGCCGGTGAGCGGCCGCGTGCCGCGCGAGCTGAACGGCCGCTATCTGCGCACCGGTCCGAACGCGCTGGGCCTCGAAGATCCTCGGGCCCACCACTGGATGCTCGGCGACGGCATGGTGCACGGCGTGCGCCTGCGCGACGGCCGTGCCGAGTGGTACCGCAACCGGTGGGTGCGCTCCGCGCAGGTGGCGCGGAAACTGGGCGAGCCGTACCCGGGGGAGGCGCCGCCCGACGACTTCGCGTGCAACACCAATGTGATCCCGTACAAGGGGCGGATCCTGGCGCTTCAGGAGAGCGGGCCGCTGCCCTATGAACTGGACGGCGACCTTCGCACGGTGCGCCCGTACGACTTCCGCTCCACGCTCGATGGCGCCTTCACCGCACACACCAAGTACGACGCGGCGGCCGACGAGCTGCACGCCGTGGCGTACTACCCGACCTGGGACCACGTGCGGCACCTCGTGATCGACGGGTCGGGCCGGGTGGCGCGCACCCACCGGATTCCGCTGGCGGGCGCGCCGATGATGCACGACTTCGCGCTCACGGAAAAGTACGTCGTGCTCGTGGACGTGCCGGTCACGTTCGACGCGGCGGCGGCCGGGGCGGGCGCCCCGGTGCCGTACGTGTGGAACGAGCGGCATCCGATGCGGCTGGGGGTCATGGCGCGCTCGGGCGGCGCCACCCGCTGGTTCGAGATCGACCCGGTCTTCTACTCGCACACCCTCAACGCCTACGACGAGGGAGACACCGTCGTCGTCGAGTACACCTCGATGCCCGCCCCCTTCTCTGTGGCGGGCCGGGGCAGCGGCGGTCCCTCGACGACCGGCGCCCCGACACTCGACCGCTGGGTCGTCGATCTGCGCGCCGGGCACGTGCGCACGGCCCGCCTCGACGACTTGCCGCAGGAGTTCCCGCGCGTCAACGAGGCTCTCGTCTCCCGCCGGCACCGCTACGGTTACGCGGCGAGCGCGGCCGAGATGTGGCGCGCGTACGAGACGGTCGACGGAGTACCGCCGGACGAGAGGTTCAGCAACTGCCTGGTGAAGCACGACATGCTGCGCGGCACCAGGCAGGTGCACCGTTTCCCGCGCGGCGCGGCCGCCTCCGAGCCGGTGTTCGTGCCGCGCCTCGGGGCGCGCGACGAGGACGACGGCTATGTCCTCGCCTACGTGCACGATCCGGATCGCGGCGCGTCCGACCTGGTGATCCTCTCCGCACAGGACTTCACCGGTCGTCCGCTGGCCCGGGTCCGGCTGCCGGGCCGGGTGCCGCTCGGCTTCCACGGCAGCTGGGTCGCGGACGCGTAGCGGCAGCTGGTTCACCGACGGGCGCTGTGTCCGGTCGTCCCTGCCGGGCGGCAGCCCGTTGTCAGTGGCGGGGTGCATGATCGACGCGTCGGTTCCTCTACGGGTTTGGGAGCACCATGCCGATCACCAACGAGCGGGCAGCGGGGCACGCGTTCCTGCGGCCGCTGTACGCGGACACGTACTTCCCCGATCACGTCGTCGACAAGGGCCGGGAGATCCTGGTTCGGCTGTGCGAGCGGATCGAGGCCGAGCAGCCGTCGGACCTCGCGGCCCTGTATGTGCTCACTCACGCGGCGACGGAGGAGTTCAACCTGCTGGAGGCGGAGTTCGAGGCGTCGGGCAGCGAGATAGAGACGGTGGCGCGGGAGGAGATCGCCGAGGACTTCTGGTTCGTCGCGTCGGCCTACGGGTTCACGGAGGCCGACGCCGAGGAACTGATCGCCACCCGGGACTGGTGAGCGTCCGAGCGCGCGCCGCTGGTCGATGTCGGTCGCGGCTCGGAGACTCCCGGTTCAGCGGCCGGAGATGTCCGGCCGGAAGCAGGCCGTGACGTCCTTGCCGCGGGGGCACTCGTGGGCCTGCCAGGTGTCCGCGAGCGCGTCGATGAGCAGCAGGCCGCGCCCGCCGGTCGCCTCCTCGTCGCTTTCCCGCGGTCTGGGCATCTGAGGGCTGTTGTCGTGCACCGTCACATGGAGGCACTCGCCGTCCCAGGCCAGGACCAGCTGAGCGGTGCTTCGAGCGTGGATGTGCGTGTTCGTGACGAGCTCGGAGACCGTCAGGAGCACCGAGTCGACGGTGTCGGGCGCGCTTCGGGACCACTCCAGGTCCTCGATGTGCGAGCGCGTCCAGTCACGGGCCGCCTTGACGCCGCTGCTGATCGGCAAGGAGCGCGCCCACCCCACAGCCCTGAGCGAGGAATCCGCCACGATGGTCCACCTTTCTGTGTCCACTCTCGCGTGCCCCGAATCGGCCGATGCACGTACGGACGTGCACATCATTCACTTGTCCGATGTGAACGTGGCCTCTTCGTCGAAGAGCCGCGGGCGACCGTCGTCACATGTCGAACGCCGCGACGTCCGGTGTCCGTTCGTGGAAGTGGCGCCGCAGATGCCGTGCGATGAAGCGCTCCCCGCGGCGCTGGAGGCGGGCGCGCCCCGCCTC is a genomic window containing:
- a CDS encoding carotenoid oxygenase family protein gives rise to the protein MAGHTRRRVLRGTALAAAGSVVGGFGPGRLAPSARAEGSGGAASSPFLEGAFAPVSEELTEFDLPVSGRVPRELNGRYLRTGPNALGLEDPRAHHWMLGDGMVHGVRLRDGRAEWYRNRWVRSAQVARKLGEPYPGEAPPDDFACNTNVIPYKGRILALQESGPLPYELDGDLRTVRPYDFRSTLDGAFTAHTKYDAAADELHAVAYYPTWDHVRHLVIDGSGRVARTHRIPLAGAPMMHDFALTEKYVVLVDVPVTFDAAAAGAGAPVPYVWNERHPMRLGVMARSGGATRWFEIDPVFYSHTLNAYDEGDTVVVEYTSMPAPFSVAGRGSGGPSTTGAPTLDRWVVDLRAGHVRTARLDDLPQEFPRVNEALVSRRHRYGYAASAAEMWRAYETVDGVPPDERFSNCLVKHDMLRGTRQVHRFPRGAAASEPVFVPRLGARDEDDGYVLAYVHDPDRGASDLVILSAQDFTGRPLARVRLPGRVPLGFHGSWVADA
- a CDS encoding DUF5713 family protein; its protein translation is MPITNERAAGHAFLRPLYADTYFPDHVVDKGREILVRLCERIEAEQPSDLAALYVLTHAATEEFNLLEAEFEASGSEIETVAREEIAEDFWFVASAYGFTEADAEELIATRDW
- a CDS encoding ATP-binding protein, yielding MADSSLRAVGWARSLPISSGVKAARDWTRSHIEDLEWSRSAPDTVDSVLLTVSELVTNTHIHARSTAQLVLAWDGECLHVTVHDNSPQMPRPRESDEEATGGRGLLLIDALADTWQAHECPRGKDVTACFRPDISGR